The genomic region CACTAGGACAGTGAGCGCTGGCTGGAGTTGGGCGACTATGGTGAACACGTCATCGCTAACGTCTCTGGGGTCTCCGTCGACGGCATCCGAGATACGAACGAGTGCCACGAACGTCGGAGTATCGGGCACGAGCCAGGAGAAGGCACCCGAGTTGGGCGTGGCTGCCACGACCTCGGCGTATGTCAAGCCATCGTCGTCGGAGTACTCGATGCGAACGGGCCCATCGAAGTCGACGCTTGTCCACCGGATCGACTGCGACGTGCCGGCCTCCCAGCTCTCGCCGCCGTTGGGGCTTGCGACCGTGATACTCGGCTGCGTAACGGCGACTATGGTGAACACGCCGTCACTGACGTCCGAGGGATCGCCGTCGGCGGCATCCGAGATCCGTACCAGTGCCACGTAGGTCGGAGTGTCGGGGACGAGCCACGTGTAGGCGCCCGAGTTGGGCGTGGTTGCGACGACGTCGGCATACGTCAATCCATCATCGGTCGAGTATTCGATATGGATCGGTCCATCAAAGTCTACGCTCGACCACCGGATCGATTGCGACGAACCGACCTCCCAAATCTCGCCGCCGTTGGGGTTTGCGACTGTGAGAGACGGTTCAGACTGCGGCGAGATCGTGAAGACCGCGTCACTGGTGTCGGCTGGCATCCAGTCCGTTGCGTCGGAGATGCGCACGAGCGCCTCGGCAGTGGGAGTGTTTGGAACGAGCCATACATATGATCCGGTGTTCGGCGTCGCATTGGCGATCTCGACGAATGTCGATCCTGAATCGGTGGAATATTCGATCCGGACCGGATCCTCGAAATGCTCGCTGAACCACTCTATGGAGTGCGAAGTGCCCACCTGCCACTCCTCACCGCCGTTCGGTGCCAGGACCGTGAGCGATGCGGACGTGATCGCGAAGTAGGCGTCGCTCACGTCACTCGTCGCAGGATTCTCCGGATTGAATATGCGTAGCAGGCCCTGCTCTGTCGGTGTTTCAGGAACGGTCCATGAGTAGACCCCGTCGTCCGTGGTGGATGCGGTCACGACCGTGTACGTGCTGCCGCCGTCTGTCGAGTACTCGATGCCGATCTCACCCTGGTAGTCAGTCGTGTGCCACCGTATCGATCGCAGCGATCCCGCGTCCCATATTTCACGACCATTGGGCGCGTCGACTGTTAACGTCGGCGGCAGGGGAGTGATCGTGAACGTGGCGTCGCTCGCGTCAGAGACATCTCCCGTAGCAGAATCACTAATCCTGACGAGAGCGCTCGTCGACGACTCGTTGGGTACGGTCCACGTGTAGGTCCCGGTATTCTCCGCGGCGCTGACAATACCCTGATATGTTACACCGTTGTCCAGTGAGAATTCGATACTGACCGGGCCATTGAACCCCTGGCTGTGCCACCGAATGTATCTCGTGGATCCGGCGTCCCAGACCTCTCCGCCATTGGGGACGTCGACCGTTATCGATGATGCAGGAGCGACGATCGAGAACGGCTCGTTGCTTGTATCCACGGGATCTCCATCACTTGCGTCCTCGATCTTGATCTTTGCGTCGGTGATGGGGAGCGTGCCCTGGGTCGGAAGAGTCCACTCGAAAGTACCATCGTTTGCTGTGGAGGCTGTAATGACGTGCGGGACACCGCCGTGGACCAGGCTTATTTTGACAGCGCCTGCATAATTCATTGTATTCCAACGTATTAGCCGTGTGGACCCTGCGTCCCAGACTTCACCTCCATTAGGTACGTCAACGTGGATTCGCGGGGCCGTTGAAGGTCCAAGTGACGCGACCTCATCGATGGCGACGGGGCCGTCAAAAAGACCCAGCATCGAGCCCCGTAGCGTGAGATGTATCTCCTTGATCATGTAATCCGGGAACGCGGTGGCCAGGTTGGAAAGGTCGAATTCGATCGTGTTCCAGACCGCGTCGCGATCATACGTGCTACTATGGTTGAGCTCGATATCTGACCCGCGCCAGAGGGTCCAGTCGGTGCCCGCATTCATGTCCCGGACGGTTACCCACAGATTCGCGTACACGGGATGGCGGATTCCCATGTTCTCGACGATGCGAACCGAGTACCCTCTGGAATTCTGCCAGTCAGAGTTCGAAGAGAGGTCGGGGGAATGAAGTTCGATCACCCACGACGCTCCGCCGGAGTCCGAGATTCCATGGCCACCGTCCGCATACAATTGTAGTGCACCAAGGCCTGATCCTGGATCAGGAGCAGGGTAGTTGACGTCACTCGTCCAGCCGGGAATGAAATTGTGCGTATACGGGCCGTTGCCGTTTTCGTCGTAGGCCCCACGCATCGTCCATCCTTGCAACGTGCCGTCGTTGAAGTTGAAGCTCTGGGCAAATGTCGCCTGTGTCAGGAGGACTATGATTCCGAAAAGGAGTACCGAAATCGGCAAGGTGCGTTTCATGATTCGACCTGAAGAAATGCGAAAAGAAGGAACAGCGCATAGGACAGTTGCCGGCAGGAGTCTGGGTGCTCTCGCGAAACTGAAGAGAACTGTTCGAGGCTCAGGTACGCAAAGCAATCTTGCATTCCTGACGGGCAAAAGGAGTGAGTGCCCGAGAGATTTGTTCTCGAAATCCAGTGGGCGTAGTGCTGTCAAGTACTACGCGGTTCGGATTGCTGAAGACGCGAAAACTGCGATGCGTCATCTTGGTCCGCCGACCGACACCCTGTAGGTGGGTTTCCGTCGATAGAAATCGTCTTTTCCCGCTACACCTTGTCGTGTGGTGTCAGTAAAGAAGCATCCAACCACAGCCATTCTTGCCCAACGGGCGCAACAGGTTCGGAGGCTTATTGATGCTGAACCTCGTGTGCGGCATCGCTGGCGGAAGGATGCGTGGGCGATCGGAATTCTCAAGCACGGCCAACTACATCTCCGTGGCCGCGGTTGCATTTCTGTTGCTTACGTCAGTCTCCTCAGCGACAGCCCAGCAGACTTCCAGTCCAAGTCCCTTCAAGCTGGAAGGTCAAGTCGGCCTTGCCGCCGAAG from Rhodothermales bacterium harbors:
- a CDS encoding T9SS type A sorting domain-containing protein, which gives rise to MKRTLPISVLLFGIIVLLTQATFAQSFNFNDGTLQGWTMRGAYDENGNGPYTHNFIPGWTSDVNYPAPDPGSGLGALQLYADGGHGISDSGGASWVIELHSPDLSSNSDWQNSRGYSVRIVENMGIRHPVYANLWVTVRDMNAGTDWTLWRGSDIELNHSSTYDRDAVWNTIEFDLSNLATAFPDYMIKEIHLTLRGSMLGLFDGPVAIDEVASLGPSTAPRIHVDVPNGGEVWDAGSTRLIRWNTMNYAGAVKISLVHGGVPHVITASTANDGTFEWTLPTQGTLPITDAKIKIEDASDGDPVDTSNEPFSIVAPASSITVDVPNGGEVWDAGSTRYIRWHSQGFNGPVSIEFSLDNGVTYQGIVSAAENTGTYTWTVPNESSTSALVRISDSATGDVSDASDATFTITPLPPTLTVDAPNGREIWDAGSLRSIRWHTTDYQGEIGIEYSTDGGSTYTVVTASTTDDGVYSWTVPETPTEQGLLRIFNPENPATSDVSDAYFAITSASLTVLAPNGGEEWQVGTSHSIEWFSEHFEDPVRIEYSTDSGSTFVEIANATPNTGSYVWLVPNTPTAEALVRISDATDWMPADTSDAVFTISPQSEPSLTVANPNGGEIWEVGSSQSIRWSSVDFDGPIHIEYSTDDGLTYADVVATTPNSGAYTWLVPDTPTYVALVRISDAADGDPSDVSDGVFTIVAVTQPSITVASPNGGESWEAGTSQSIRWTSVDFDGPVRIEYSDDDGLTYAEVVAATPNSGAFSWLVPDTPTFVALVRISDAVDGDPRDVSDDVFTIVAQLQPALTVLVPNGGENWERGTRKMIEWTSVDFNGPVDIESSDDSGRTYALIAGAVSNTGRYQWTVAGTPSNRCRIRISDAADGDPSDVSDGDFTVVSGVGGLTEAPIPTEFALYQNYPNPFRSATTIRYAIPVTTTMDLAIFDIVGREVRVLATGDKAPGEYEVNFLTRSLPPGLYVCRLRAGDVVETRSLMVLR